The Atribacterota bacterium region TATGAAGAATCTATTTGTAATAATTGGCGGAGATGCAGCTGGAATGAGTGCTGCCAGTAAGGCAAGACGGGAAAATCCTGAATTGGAAATTATTGTCTTTGAAAGAGGAAGCTGGGCTTCTTATGGCGCATGTGGACTACCTTATTATATAAAAGGAGATATAAAAAATATCAAAGACCTTATCGGGATTCCTCCCGAGATATTTATAGAGAAAAGAAATATTGACCTGCGTTTAAACCATGAAGTTATAAAAATAATACCTGAAGAAAAAAAATTAATTGTCCGTAATAGAGATGGTAATATCAAACAGGGTTATGATAAATTACTTATCAGTACTGGTGCAAGGACTGTAAAGCCAAACATAAAGGGTATTGAATCTGGAGGAGTCTTTGCTTTGCGTGATATGGACAGCGGAAAAAATATAAAAAATTTTCTGCATGAAAAATTGCCTGAATCAGTATTGATTGTGGGGGGCGGATATATTGGAATGGAAATGGCTGAGGCCTTTCATGCAAATGGATTAAAAGTTCATGTTGTTGAGTTTTTCCCCCATGTTTTAAATCCATTTGGCACAGAAATTGCTGCTGTAGTAGAGAATCATCTAAAAGATTTTGTCCAGTTACACCTGGGAAAATATGTTAATACCATAATGGAAACTGATACCGGAAACCTATCAGTGCAGGTAAAAGATAAAAAGACAGAAGATTATCAAGAGAATATTGCAACAGATATGGTTTTATTGGCAACTGGTATTGTACCGGAAGTATCTTTAGCCAGAGAGGCAGGAATTGCACTGGGAGAAACCGGGGCAATTGCTGTGGATGAATTTGGCCAAACAAATATTCCGGATATTTATGCTGCAGGTGATTGTGCAGAAGCAAAACACACTGTAACCGGTGAACCCGTATATATACCACTGGCATTAACCGCAAATAGAAACGGACGAGCGATTGGCAGTACTGTAGGAGGAAAAACGACTACTTTAGTTCCAATAAGTGGAACTGCTGTTGTGAAAGTCTTTCAATTAGAGGTCGCCACAACCGGAATCATAGATATTGAATTAGCTAAAAAAAGTGGTTTTAGTCCATTAAAAATCACTGTTGATAGTCATTCCCGGGCTGGTTATTGCCCAGAATCTAAACCTATTAAAATTAGTCTTATGGCAGACCAAAGAAGTAAAAAATTACTTGGGGCAAGCATGGTAGGGGAAGAGGGGATAGTCAAAAGAATCGATATTATTGCTACTGCCCTTAGTGGAAAATATACGGTAGAACAATTAGAAAATTTGGATTTGGCTTATGCACCTCCATTTTCTCCTGTATGGGATCCGGTTTTAACAGCTGCAAAAGTATTAAATGGTAAATTGAATAACTGATAACCTAATATGCGATTGCTGAAGAATTAAGAAAAAAATCTATTATTCTATTAAAGGAACAAAAACATACTGTTCCTGTGTAGTTCTTTTAATAATTTTATTATTTTGTTTTTTCAAAACTATCAATGGTCCATGAATATGAGGGCAAACCAGGATTCCTTTATCAGTGAGCACCTTATCAGCCAGTTGGTATATTAAACCTTCCTGTGTCGGAGTAATTCCTGCAGTAATAATAATATGATTATATTTTTCTTGCCAGTTGGTTAGATTTTTTAAGATATTATAATCCCTGAAATCAAT contains the following coding sequences:
- a CDS encoding FAD-dependent oxidoreductase → MKNLFVIIGGDAAGMSAASKARRENPELEIIVFERGSWASYGACGLPYYIKGDIKNIKDLIGIPPEIFIEKRNIDLRLNHEVIKIIPEEKKLIVRNRDGNIKQGYDKLLISTGARTVKPNIKGIESGGVFALRDMDSGKNIKNFLHEKLPESVLIVGGGYIGMEMAEAFHANGLKVHVVEFFPHVLNPFGTEIAAVVENHLKDFVQLHLGKYVNTIMETDTGNLSVQVKDKKTEDYQENIATDMVLLATGIVPEVSLAREAGIALGETGAIAVDEFGQTNIPDIYAAGDCAEAKHTVTGEPVYIPLALTANRNGRAIGSTVGGKTTTLVPISGTAVVKVFQLEVATTGIIDIELAKKSGFSPLKITVDSHSRAGYCPESKPIKISLMADQRSKKLLGASMVGEEGIVKRIDIIATALSGKYTVEQLENLDLAYAPPFSPVWDPVLTAAKVLNGKLNN